Genomic segment of Sphingopyxis lindanitolerans:
ACCGGGGGGCTCCGGCATCAGCCAGATGCCGAGTTTGGTGACGACGCCGAAATTCGACTGGGTGAACATGCCATCGAACTGCGGTCCGAGCCCATGTTTGCTGATCTGCCAATGCTTGCTGTTAGAGATGCCTCCCTGGCCCGTGCGAACGACCTGGCCATCGGCAAGCACAACTTCCATCCCGCATTGCATGATGAAGTGATCGCCATAGGGCGTGTAGCCGGCGCCATGCTCGAGCGCGTTCCCCATGACGCCGCCCCAGGCGGGCGCTGCCGGATCGATCCACAATTTGCTGCCGATCCGCTGCAGGTGGCGATAAAGCTGCATGTAGGAAACGCCCGGCTCGACCAGCGCATATCCATATTTTTCGTTGACTTCGATGATCCGGTTCATCCGTTTCAGATCGAGGACAAGATATCCGGATCTTCGGGGTGCCGGCCCGCCATATGCGAAGTTCCGTCCAGTCCCGATGGTCCAGATCGGCAGTCGGAAGCTGTTGGCGATGGCAAGGATCCGCTGCACCTGTTCGACGCTTTCCGGAGCGACGGCGGCAGAAGGAAGCAGAGTGCCATCGGCAAGCGGCGAATACGCGTCGCGGTAAGTCGACAGCGGAAGCTCGTCGACGAAAACCCAGGTTTTGCCGACGACGCCTGCGAGTTCATCGAGGGCCCGTGAAAAGTCGGCCGCCGCAATTCCCTCGGGCAGCGGCGGCCTCACCGCGTTTCTCCGGCAAGCCGAAAGGCCCAGGTCACAAGTAGGCCGGGGCTATTCGAGGCGAGTGCACATTCCCCCGAAATGCACGCGGCCCGGCGCGGTGATGATTTGTGGCCGTCCAGCTCATCGCGAACTTTCTGCGCAACGACGGCGGGCCAAGTATATTGCGGGAGCGCGCCCAAGCCGGGGGCGGCGCCGATGCGGTGTGTCCAGCGGCCCGCCTCATAGGAATGTTCCCATCGAAGCAAAGGCTCCGCTCCACTCTCGATGAGCAACTGGGCCGCAATCATTGCAGCGGGGTCGGAGGTCAGGCCTGCAATCACCTGCGCGCCGCGGGGCCAGTCGCCAAGCAACTCATCCAGCCCGCTTCCGACATCCAGCGCGAGAGACTTTTTCGAAGACGATATGAGGGACGCGGCAAAACGCTCGCTTTCCTCAACCCTTGGCTGGCTGACGACGAGAACGGCCTCTTCGTCCGCCGCACTTCCTGACCGGAAGCGGGAGGCTCCAACCAGACCCGCGCAAAAAACCCCGGCGCCCAATAGCTCCCGGCGCATCAGCACTGCCGCCATCAAATTGTCCTTTCCGATTTATCCGCCTGCGCCAGAGGCATCACTTCTGCGCCCTTCAGTCCGGTCCATCGGCGATCGGCGGCCCGATGGATGCCGAACTGGTCGAGGACCCGGATGCAGCTATGGTCGACGATTTCGTCGATCGACGATGGCCGAGCGTAGAACGCCGGGACGGGTGGGAAAATTATCGCCCCCATTTCGGTACAGGCTGCCATGTTTCGAAGATGGGCAAGGTTCAGGGGCGTCTCTCGCACCATGAGCGTTAATGGACGACGTTCCTTGAGCATGACGTCGGCAGCTCGGGTGATCAGATTGTCGGAGAGCCCATTGGCGATCGCCGCAAGGGTGCGCATGGAGCACGGCGCGACG
This window contains:
- a CDS encoding UbiX family flavin prenyltransferase; translation: MTLRKIVIAVTGATGAIYGLRLLEMLREDPSCETHLVVSQAAVLNIREELPLTLKKFEASADVVHNIRNVGASIASGSFLCDGMIVAPCSMRTLAAIANGLSDNLITRAADVMLKERRPLTLMVRETPLNLAHLRNMAACTEMGAIIFPPVPAFYARPSSIDEIVDHSCIRVLDQFGIHRAADRRWTGLKGAEVMPLAQADKSERTI